A region from the Mariprofundus sp. NF genome encodes:
- a CDS encoding ABC transporter ATP-binding protein, with protein MLEVRNLSLSVSIQGKRVEAVSGVSLQLEPGRVLGLVGESGCGKSLTAQAILRLGEFQGVEKSRGDILLDGESLFEMSDEQLRRTRGGHVAMVFQEPMTALNPVFSIGSQLIEVIRLHLDLSKQQARQRAIDLLDDVGMQDTEQLLKQYPDSLSGGMRQRVLIAMAMAADPDYIIADEPTTALDVSVQKRIIALLLNLQKKRGIGLLLVTHDFGLVAEMCDDVAVMYAGQIVESGPVKEIFDHPSHPYTRALMGCRPEVSQSGGSLPVIGGQVPPPGSWPSGCHFAPRCALADASCSAPVAADAWHEGSHTARCVHGEAG; from the coding sequence ATGCTTGAAGTTCGTAATCTATCACTCTCCGTTTCGATTCAGGGAAAGCGGGTTGAGGCCGTATCCGGTGTTTCACTTCAACTGGAGCCCGGACGTGTGCTTGGTCTGGTCGGTGAGTCCGGTTGCGGTAAATCTCTGACAGCTCAGGCGATTCTGCGCCTTGGCGAGTTTCAGGGTGTAGAGAAGAGCCGCGGCGATATTCTGCTTGATGGCGAAAGCCTTTTTGAGATGAGTGATGAACAGTTGCGTCGCACCCGTGGTGGTCATGTCGCGATGGTCTTTCAGGAGCCGATGACCGCACTCAATCCGGTCTTTTCGATCGGCAGTCAGCTTATTGAGGTGATCCGCCTGCATCTGGATCTGAGTAAGCAGCAGGCAAGGCAGCGAGCCATCGACCTGCTGGATGATGTCGGCATGCAGGATACCGAACAGCTGCTTAAGCAGTATCCCGATTCACTCTCCGGAGGCATGCGTCAGCGTGTATTGATTGCCATGGCTATGGCTGCCGACCCCGATTATATCATTGCTGATGAACCGACCACGGCACTGGATGTGTCGGTGCAGAAACGCATTATCGCACTGCTGCTAAACCTTCAGAAAAAAAGAGGTATAGGGCTCCTGCTTGTAACCCATGATTTCGGTCTGGTGGCTGAGATGTGTGATGATGTGGCGGTGATGTATGCCGGTCAGATTGTTGAGTCCGGTCCTGTAAAAGAGATTTTTGATCATCCCTCCCACCCCTATACGCGTGCATTGATGGGATGCAGGCCTGAGGTTTCGCAAAGCGGTGGTTCACTGCCGGTGATCGGTGGGCAGGTACCACCACCGGGCAGTTGGCCAAGCGGTTGCCACTTTGCACCACGCTGCGCGCTGGCCGATGCGAGTTGTAGTGCACCGGTTGCGGCCGATGCATGGCATGAGGGTAGTCACACTGCCCGCTGCGTGCATGGGGAGGCGGGATGA
- a CDS encoding ABC transporter ATP-binding protein produces MSSVLRATGLNKTFAAGGMFRSIGADKKAVVDLSFDLQAGQTLAIVGESGSGKSTVARMAMQLLAADSGEIFWGDEEVTHLSGSALRSRRRHIQMVFQDPFASLNPRMKIWESVAEGLKVHQPSMNRGQRRDAVAAVLNQCGLDEGGMDRYPHQFSGGQRQRIGIARALIVEPKVLVLDEPVSALDVSVQAQILNLLNDIQKDRGLSYLFISHDLSVVRHIADHVAVMFAGYVVEQGAVADVFGNCRHPYTDALLKARPIAHPDERTPVDTLAATDEGVAESGCPFRNRCTVVQSDCASFDARLNAQGFACLHPLNITTDE; encoded by the coding sequence ATGAGCAGCGTACTCAGAGCCACAGGCCTGAATAAAACATTTGCCGCTGGCGGCATGTTCCGCTCCATTGGCGCAGATAAAAAAGCGGTGGTTGATCTCTCCTTTGATCTGCAGGCAGGCCAGACACTGGCTATCGTTGGTGAGTCGGGTAGTGGCAAGTCGACAGTGGCGCGCATGGCGATGCAGCTGCTTGCAGCTGATAGTGGTGAGATTTTCTGGGGTGATGAAGAGGTGACGCATCTTTCAGGCTCTGCACTGCGATCGCGTCGCCGTCATATTCAGATGGTGTTTCAGGACCCCTTTGCCAGCCTTAATCCGCGTATGAAAATCTGGGAGAGTGTGGCAGAAGGGTTGAAGGTGCATCAGCCATCGATGAATCGAGGTCAGCGCCGCGATGCGGTAGCTGCAGTGTTGAATCAGTGCGGTCTTGATGAGGGTGGCATGGATCGATATCCGCACCAGTTTTCAGGCGGTCAGCGCCAGCGTATCGGTATTGCCCGGGCACTGATTGTGGAGCCCAAGGTGCTGGTGCTTGATGAACCGGTTTCAGCTCTGGATGTATCGGTACAGGCTCAGATTCTTAATCTTCTCAATGATATCCAGAAGGATCGTGGTCTCTCATATCTGTTTATCTCGCACGATCTCTCAGTGGTGCGACATATTGCCGATCATGTGGCGGTGATGTTTGCCGGCTATGTGGTGGAGCAGGGGGCTGTGGCTGATGTTTTCGGCAACTGCCGACACCCCTATACCGATGCCCTGCTTAAAGCGCGGCCGATCGCCCATCCTGATGAGCGAACTCCGGTTGATACGCTTGCAGCTACCGATGAAGGTGTGGCTGAGAGTGGTTGTCCGTTCAGAAATCGCTGTACTGTTGTACAGAGTGATTGCGCTAGCTTTGATGCCAGACTCAATGCACAGGGTTTCGCCTGCCTGCACCCACTGAATATTACCACCGATGAGTAG
- a CDS encoding ATP-dependent DNA helicase, producing the protein MSSLVGTVRHDFDDASALVDSLPGYARREEQIKLAGEIAAAFDQKSMLLAEAETGTGKTLAYLIPALRSSDKILISTHTRSLQDQLVHRDLPAVQKALGVRRRVALLKGRSNYLCPQNLRRSASGAQLEIWQKKSLLKVLEWSQTSSDGDLSGLDFDVFAKGIGQMVTTTADQCLGSKCGDFEECPLMKARQKAQVADIVVTNHSLLLADAALKSGEYGEILPGFDVYVIDEAHSLPELACQHFGIQLTRLTLIQWLNDMQALLDELGDEPALKQDAVLLGRELLEAWQKSDLEAVDEYWHQMTKLAESRRERSEELARMADRAVQIVAEIAMVRKPAEGFVGWSDGDADNRRYVVAPVETGPVLKQHLWERPSAFILVSATLRVSGSFAYTKQRLGFEDAAESFHASPFDYGTQAMIYLPRNLPDPRSEQGLDAMTDEMETLIRAAHGRAFVLFTSWQALNQIGPELARRLPWNVLIQGESGSRDAILETFRNDTHSVLCGTRSFWEGVDVPGEALSLVIIDKMPFAPPNDPLLQARIRRCEEQGGNGFGDIQLPEAIATLRQGAGRLIRSVHDRGVMALLDSRLYVKGYGREVARNLPPAPIKDDLSEVRWFFEEQDN; encoded by the coding sequence ATGAGTAGTCTGGTCGGCACTGTCCGGCATGATTTCGATGATGCGTCTGCATTGGTTGATAGCTTGCCCGGTTATGCCCGGCGCGAGGAGCAGATCAAGTTGGCCGGTGAGATTGCCGCAGCCTTTGATCAGAAGAGTATGCTGCTGGCTGAAGCGGAAACAGGTACCGGCAAAACGCTGGCCTATCTGATTCCTGCACTGCGTTCCTCCGATAAAATACTTATCTCAACCCATACCCGTTCTCTGCAGGATCAGCTGGTGCATCGTGATCTGCCTGCCGTGCAGAAGGCGCTGGGAGTCCGGCGCAGGGTGGCGCTGTTGAAAGGGCGCAGCAACTACCTCTGCCCGCAAAACTTGCGTCGTTCGGCCAGTGGTGCGCAGCTGGAGATATGGCAAAAGAAGTCGCTGCTTAAGGTATTGGAGTGGTCGCAGACAAGCAGCGATGGTGATCTCTCGGGGCTCGATTTTGATGTTTTTGCCAAAGGCATCGGCCAGATGGTCACAACAACGGCTGATCAGTGTCTGGGCTCAAAATGTGGTGATTTTGAGGAGTGTCCGCTGATGAAGGCGCGCCAGAAGGCGCAGGTAGCTGATATCGTGGTCACCAATCATAGCCTGCTGCTTGCCGATGCCGCGCTGAAATCGGGTGAGTATGGAGAGATTCTGCCCGGTTTTGATGTCTATGTGATTGATGAAGCGCACTCACTGCCTGAATTGGCCTGTCAGCATTTTGGTATCCAACTGACCCGCCTGACCCTGATTCAGTGGCTCAATGATATGCAGGCGCTGCTTGATGAGCTGGGTGATGAACCAGCCCTGAAACAGGATGCTGTTCTGCTGGGGCGAGAGCTTCTTGAGGCCTGGCAAAAGAGTGATCTGGAAGCTGTTGATGAGTATTGGCACCAGATGACCAAACTTGCCGAATCGCGACGTGAGCGCAGCGAAGAGCTGGCTAGAATGGCTGATCGTGCTGTGCAGATTGTTGCTGAAATCGCCATGGTTCGGAAACCGGCTGAAGGGTTCGTGGGCTGGAGTGATGGCGATGCAGATAATCGCCGTTATGTGGTGGCACCTGTAGAGACAGGGCCGGTTCTTAAACAGCATCTCTGGGAGCGCCCCTCTGCATTTATACTGGTGTCTGCCACCTTGCGGGTATCCGGTTCATTTGCCTATACAAAACAGAGGCTGGGCTTTGAGGATGCGGCTGAAAGCTTTCACGCCTCCCCGTTTGATTACGGAACTCAGGCGATGATCTATCTGCCACGTAATCTGCCAGACCCCCGTTCAGAGCAGGGTTTGGATGCGATGACCGATGAGATGGAGACACTGATCCGTGCCGCCCACGGTCGTGCCTTTGTGCTGTTTACCTCATGGCAGGCTCTGAATCAGATTGGCCCTGAACTGGCCCGACGGCTACCGTGGAACGTGTTGATTCAGGGTGAGAGTGGTAGCCGCGATGCTATTCTCGAAACCTTTCGCAACGATACCCACTCCGTGCTCTGTGGAACACGCAGCTTCTGGGAGGGGGTGGATGTGCCGGGTGAAGCGTTAAGTCTGGTGATTATCGATAAAATGCCATTTGCGCCACCCAATGATCCGCTGCTGCAGGCACGTATCAGACGCTGCGAGGAGCAGGGAGGAAATGGTTTTGGCGATATTCAACTGCCCGAAGCCATTGCCACGCTCAGGCAGGGGGCAGGGCGGCTGATTCGCTCGGTTCATGATCGCGGTGTCATGGCGCTGCTTGATTCCCGGCTCTATGTGAAGGGTTATGGCCGTGAAGTGGCCAGAAACCTGCCGCCAGCTCCGATCAAAGATGATCTCTCCGAAGTCCGCTGGTTCTTTGAGGAACAAGATAATTAA
- a CDS encoding sodium:alanine symporter family protein yields MRQVLIKISLFIALLLPAQLAFAETESAGIDAFFGTLNGYLASVLFYDVMPGKGAMPFIVAWLIVGAVYLTIRFGFINLRMMGHALQVIRGKYRSSDDVGEVSPFQALTTALSATVGLGNIAGVAIAVSIGGPGATFWMIVAGFFGMTAKFTEVTLAQMYREFRPDGHVMGGAMQYLSKGFAEKGMAGMGKALAVLFAILCVGASLGGGNAFQVSQALGAVQNEISFFKDYPWVFGVFMATAVGIVIIGGIKRIAHAAEALVPTMVFIYLTACLWIILTSISDVPAAITLIVSEAFAPTAVAGGLIGVLVQGFKRAAFSSEAGIGSAAIAHSAASVKYPVRQGFVALYEPFIDTVVICTMTALVIVLTGVYNAPEHAALVEASKGAALTAVAFGSVISWFPVILSISVVLFAYSTMISWSYYGERCWTYVFGERFSMVYRLMFLMFIVLASLVSAGNILDFSDLLLLSMAFPNFLALYLLQDKVADALKDYLARLRSGQLDREVGR; encoded by the coding sequence ATGAGACAGGTACTAATTAAAATATCGCTTTTCATTGCGTTGTTGCTGCCAGCTCAGCTTGCCTTTGCTGAAACTGAATCGGCAGGTATCGATGCGTTTTTCGGCACGCTTAATGGTTATCTGGCATCGGTTCTTTTTTATGATGTGATGCCGGGTAAAGGTGCCATGCCATTTATTGTGGCCTGGCTGATTGTCGGTGCTGTTTATCTCACCATCCGTTTTGGTTTTATCAATCTGCGCATGATGGGCCATGCCCTGCAGGTGATCAGGGGCAAGTACCGTTCATCTGATGATGTCGGTGAGGTCTCACCATTTCAGGCGCTGACCACAGCACTCTCAGCAACCGTGGGTCTTGGTAATATCGCAGGTGTGGCTATTGCCGTGAGTATTGGTGGTCCCGGTGCAACCTTCTGGATGATTGTAGCCGGATTCTTCGGTATGACCGCCAAGTTCACCGAAGTGACACTGGCCCAGATGTACCGAGAATTCCGCCCTGATGGCCATGTCATGGGTGGTGCCATGCAGTATCTCTCCAAAGGTTTTGCCGAGAAGGGGATGGCCGGAATGGGTAAGGCTCTGGCTGTGCTGTTTGCTATTCTCTGTGTCGGAGCATCACTGGGCGGTGGCAATGCCTTTCAGGTATCTCAGGCGCTAGGCGCGGTTCAGAATGAGATATCCTTCTTCAAAGATTATCCGTGGGTGTTTGGTGTGTTTATGGCCACAGCTGTGGGTATCGTGATTATTGGTGGCATCAAGCGCATTGCCCATGCTGCTGAGGCACTGGTGCCCACCATGGTATTTATCTATCTCACGGCATGTCTGTGGATTATCCTCACCTCTATCAGTGATGTGCCTGCTGCCATCACTCTGATTGTTTCTGAAGCCTTTGCACCGACAGCTGTTGCCGGTGGCCTGATTGGTGTGCTGGTGCAGGGCTTTAAACGAGCTGCATTCTCCAGTGAAGCTGGAATCGGATCTGCGGCTATTGCCCACTCTGCTGCATCGGTGAAATATCCGGTGCGTCAGGGTTTTGTAGCACTCTATGAGCCGTTCATCGATACCGTGGTGATCTGCACGATGACGGCACTGGTGATTGTTCTGACCGGTGTCTACAACGCACCGGAACATGCTGCTCTGGTAGAGGCGAGCAAGGGGGCAGCCCTTACTGCCGTGGCCTTTGGCTCGGTCATCTCATGGTTTCCGGTGATTCTCTCCATTTCAGTCGTGCTGTTTGCCTACTCCACAATGATCTCATGGTCCTATTATGGCGAGCGCTGCTGGACCTATGTCTTCGGGGAGCGTTTCTCGATGGTATATCGATTGATGTTTCTGATGTTTATCGTACTGGCATCGCTGGTGAGTGCAGGCAATATCCTTGATTTCAGTGACCTGTTACTGCTCTCCATGGCATTCCCGAATTTCCTCGCCCTCTATCTGTTACAGGATAAGGTGGCCGATGCGTTGAAGGATTATCTGGCCCGCCTGCGCAGCGGTCAGCTGGATAGAGAGGTGGGGCGGTAA
- a CDS encoding ATP-binding protein, with the protein MHRIFSGYEGAAPDERSQHGLLLVFYSFSVLLETVFSYINYMHGLQLLSLVQIISVVVLVPWLVTGLQQRWLPYPREVLLSCIFIVLGMLIVDGGIGNTGIYWAQMFPFAAFMLMGIRLGWHWSGAFIIFYATLLLLHGLQVIDFTYDHDTLNYAPSMFFVFTLTAYLFQRQQERRQFDLNRVNLSLKESEQKLTEAKEDLENIVQLRTIQLQQINEKLSREVDEKIEAIQQHELAEMKYQHAQKMDALGTLVGGIAHDFNNMLSGISANLYLLQRKVEAPDLKKRIDKIGDLTMHAAEMIRQLMTFARKDDVDLKVFNLGLFIKEAYKLAKISIPADIRCECQFPQEDQMIRGEATQIQQILMNLMNNARDALKGVDAPFISVSLTPSRVDESIIINQQEILPGNYTILSVQDNGCGMSESEVSHIFEPFYTTKAVGAGTGLGLSMVYGAVHSHGGYIDVVSYPGSGTRFSIYFPIVDGQEGMHLKSSVVEQGHQETILLVDDDESLLEANEQLLIELGYQVMTAKNGFQAVEVYRNKIDSIDLILMDVVMPVLGGHAAAEQIRKINPEVKVLFVTGYDKTHESTCEMVSEWEIVLNKPLAVDELSRAIREKLS; encoded by the coding sequence ATGCATCGGATATTCTCAGGATACGAAGGTGCTGCACCTGATGAGCGCAGCCAGCATGGTCTGTTACTCGTCTTTTATTCGTTCTCTGTTCTGCTTGAGACCGTTTTCAGTTATATCAATTACATGCATGGCCTGCAGCTGCTCTCACTGGTGCAGATAATCTCCGTCGTTGTGTTGGTGCCGTGGTTGGTGACGGGGCTGCAACAGAGATGGTTACCTTATCCTCGTGAAGTTCTACTTAGTTGCATCTTTATTGTCTTGGGCATGCTGATTGTTGATGGTGGCATTGGTAATACAGGTATCTACTGGGCACAGATGTTTCCCTTTGCTGCATTTATGTTGATGGGGATTCGTCTGGGTTGGCATTGGAGTGGTGCATTTATCATCTTTTATGCCACGCTGCTTCTGTTGCATGGTCTGCAGGTCATCGATTTTACATATGATCACGATACCCTCAATTATGCGCCCTCCATGTTTTTTGTTTTCACATTGACCGCATACCTGTTTCAACGTCAACAGGAGCGGCGACAGTTTGATCTGAACCGTGTTAACTTAAGTCTGAAAGAGAGTGAGCAGAAGCTTACAGAGGCCAAAGAGGATCTGGAAAACATAGTGCAACTGCGCACCATCCAGTTGCAGCAGATCAATGAAAAACTCAGCAGAGAAGTGGACGAGAAGATTGAGGCGATTCAGCAGCATGAGCTTGCAGAGATGAAATATCAGCATGCCCAGAAGATGGATGCCCTTGGCACACTGGTGGGTGGCATTGCCCACGACTTCAATAATATGCTCTCCGGTATTTCTGCAAATCTCTATCTTCTGCAGCGCAAAGTGGAAGCGCCTGATCTCAAGAAGCGCATTGATAAGATCGGTGATCTGACCATGCATGCGGCTGAAATGATTCGTCAGCTGATGACCTTTGCCCGTAAAGATGATGTAGATCTAAAGGTGTTTAATCTGGGGCTGTTTATCAAAGAGGCGTACAAGCTGGCGAAGATATCCATCCCTGCCGATATTCGCTGTGAGTGTCAGTTCCCTCAGGAGGATCAGATGATCAGGGGAGAGGCGACCCAGATCCAGCAGATTCTGATGAACTTGATGAATAATGCCCGTGACGCGCTTAAAGGTGTTGATGCTCCTTTTATATCAGTCTCTCTGACGCCGAGCAGGGTTGATGAATCTATTATCATAAATCAGCAGGAGATATTGCCGGGAAATTATACCATTCTCTCTGTTCAGGATAATGGCTGTGGTATGAGCGAATCTGAAGTTAGCCATATTTTTGAACCCTTTTATACCACCAAGGCGGTAGGTGCTGGAACCGGGCTCGGGCTCTCAATGGTCTATGGCGCTGTTCACTCTCACGGTGGTTATATTGATGTGGTCAGCTATCCGGGCTCGGGTACACGCTTTAGTATCTATTTCCCCATCGTGGATGGGCAGGAGGGCATGCATCTGAAAAGCAGTGTAGTAGAGCAAGGTCATCAGGAGACAATCCTTCTGGTCGATGATGATGAATCACTGCTTGAGGCAAATGAACAGCTGCTTATCGAGCTTGGTTACCAGGTGATGACGGCAAAAAATGGATTTCAGGCTGTGGAAGTTTATAGAAACAAAATTGATAGTATCGATCTTATTTTGATGGATGTGGTGATGCCGGTACTCGGTGGGCATGCTGCTGCCGAGCAGATTCGTAAAATCAATCCTGAGGTGAAGGTACTTTTTGTCACTGGTTACGACAAAACACATGAATCGACTTGTGAAATGGTCAGCGAATGGGAGATCGTGCTGAATAAACCACTGGCTGTTGATGAGTTAAGCAGGGCAATCCGTGAGAAACTCTCCTGA
- the thpR gene encoding RNA 2',3'-cyclic phosphodiesterase: protein MRLFTGIEIPDSVKEQLMLWWSASCPALEAEQWRAVSPHLWHLTLAFYGEVSGHEADDIAEELAQCTSEAAPISLKTGGYGLFAKPSKARVFWVGVEEDPDCNSLKHLARCCRRAGHATVRKRTAREAAFQAHITVARSTAQHGFLDLQRLQMMADVPEINWRADRINLYQSILKPEGPQYRRLETFELNSSRFRTRGKYV from the coding sequence ATGCGCCTGTTTACCGGTATTGAAATTCCAGACTCTGTGAAAGAGCAGTTGATGCTCTGGTGGTCGGCATCATGCCCTGCACTGGAAGCTGAGCAGTGGCGAGCGGTCTCACCACACTTGTGGCATCTGACGCTGGCATTTTATGGCGAAGTATCGGGACATGAGGCTGATGACATTGCTGAAGAGCTGGCCCAGTGCACATCCGAAGCAGCGCCAATCAGCCTGAAAACGGGTGGATATGGCCTGTTTGCAAAGCCATCAAAAGCGCGAGTGTTCTGGGTGGGGGTTGAGGAAGATCCCGATTGCAATAGCCTTAAACATCTTGCCCGTTGTTGCAGACGGGCAGGGCATGCTACCGTTCGCAAACGCACGGCCAGAGAGGCGGCTTTTCAAGCCCACATCACAGTTGCCCGATCCACTGCCCAGCATGGGTTTTTGGACCTGCAGCGACTGCAGATGATGGCCGATGTGCCAGAGATTAACTGGCGTGCGGACAGGATTAACCTGTACCAGTCCATATTAAAGCCTGAAGGGCCGCAATACCGGCGACTGGAAACATTTGAATTGAACAGTTCGAGGTTTCGAACGAGGGGAAAATATGTCTGA
- the recA gene encoding recombinase RecA, giving the protein MSDKSKALESALSQIERQFGKGTVMRLGDNAKVPVEVIPSGSLALDVALGIGGYPRGRVVEIYGPESSGKTTMALHAIAEAQRMGGSAAFVDAEHALDPNYAEKLGVDVDNLLVSQPDSGEQALEVVDMLTRSGALDVIVVDSVAALTPKSELEGDMGDSHMGLHARLMSQALRKLTGSISRSNTTIIFINQIRMKIGVMFGNPETTTGGNALKFYASVRLDVRRTGSIKKGDEILGNETRVKVVKNKMAPPFKKAEFSIMYGEGVSHAGEVLDMGVQYGFVNKSGAWYAKDNEKIGQGRDNTINFLKANPEILAEIETKVRTELGLIDEVAGAE; this is encoded by the coding sequence ATGTCTGATAAAAGCAAAGCACTGGAATCCGCACTGAGCCAGATTGAACGTCAGTTTGGTAAAGGCACAGTGATGCGTCTGGGTGATAATGCCAAGGTGCCTGTTGAGGTGATCCCCAGCGGTTCACTGGCACTGGATGTTGCCCTCGGAATTGGTGGTTATCCGCGTGGCCGTGTGGTTGAAATTTACGGCCCTGAGTCATCGGGTAAAACCACGATGGCGCTGCATGCGATTGCAGAAGCCCAACGTATGGGTGGTTCAGCTGCCTTTGTTGATGCCGAGCATGCACTGGATCCCAATTATGCTGAAAAGCTTGGCGTGGATGTTGATAACCTGCTGGTTTCACAGCCCGATTCCGGTGAGCAGGCGTTGGAAGTGGTGGATATGCTGACCCGCTCCGGTGCACTCGATGTGATCGTGGTCGATTCTGTAGCTGCCCTGACGCCGAAATCAGAGCTGGAAGGTGACATGGGCGACTCGCACATGGGCCTGCATGCACGTCTGATGAGTCAGGCCCTGCGTAAACTCACCGGTTCTATTTCCCGCTCCAATACAACGATTATCTTCATCAACCAGATTCGTATGAAGATCGGTGTGATGTTCGGCAATCCTGAAACCACTACCGGTGGTAATGCGCTGAAGTTTTATGCTTCAGTCAGGCTGGATGTGCGCCGTACAGGTTCGATCAAGAAGGGTGATGAGATACTTGGCAATGAGACCCGAGTGAAAGTGGTGAAAAACAAGATGGCGCCACCATTTAAGAAGGCGGAATTCTCGATCATGTATGGTGAAGGTGTATCCCATGCCGGTGAAGTGCTTGATATGGGCGTGCAGTACGGCTTTGTGAACAAGAGCGGCGCCTGGTATGCCAAAGATAATGAGAAGATCGGCCAGGGCAGGGATAACACCATCAACTTCCTCAAGGCCAATCCTGAAATATTGGCAGAGATCGAAACCAAGGTGCGTACAGAGCTGGGTTTGATCGATGAGGTTGCAGGCGCTGAATAA
- a CDS encoding regulatory protein RecX has translation MRLQALNKEELAAYTYAVRLLSQREFNTREMADRLANRDYDAEIVTEVIRQLKSDNYLSEQRYAEAFLRSRLKRGEAPWLAAQKAKQKGAESSALQAALAEISEAYDDEQVCCELLDQRDPGGLRFDDERVWQRQARFLRNKGHNSATILRVLKQR, from the coding sequence ATGAGGTTGCAGGCGCTGAATAAAGAGGAGCTGGCAGCATACACATATGCTGTCCGACTACTGAGCCAACGCGAGTTTAATACCCGTGAGATGGCTGATCGTCTTGCCAATCGCGATTATGATGCAGAGATCGTCACTGAAGTTATCAGGCAACTTAAGTCTGATAACTACCTCAGTGAACAGCGTTATGCCGAAGCATTTCTGCGTTCACGCCTGAAACGGGGCGAGGCGCCATGGCTGGCGGCTCAAAAAGCAAAGCAGAAGGGCGCTGAATCTTCAGCCCTGCAGGCAGCGCTTGCTGAGATTAGTGAGGCTTACGATGATGAGCAGGTCTGTTGTGAGTTGCTGGATCAGCGTGATCCGGGCGGCTTGAGATTTGATGATGAGCGGGTCTGGCAGCGTCAGGCCCGTTTTTTGCGGAATAAGGGGCACAACAGTGCTACGATTCTGCGCGTACTAAAACAGCGATGA